The genomic DNA GACGCGCATAAATCTTTAAACGCTTTTATCATTACGATCTCGCTTCCATGTTTGGAATTCGTCCCTTTGCGCCACGCTGTCTTGGATGGAAACTTTTTGATTCTCTCCGCGATGCCATGGTTTCTGTTCGGAACTTCTATATTCTTCTTTTCCCTCTTGGGAAAAAGATTCGGCTGGGATGATGCTACAAAGACCTGTCTCTACCTCTCCGCAGGGTTGGGAAATACCTCTTTCTTAGGAATACCGTTAGTCGAAGCGTATTACGGAAAAGAAGGAATTCCTACAGCGGTAGTGATCAATCAATTGGGAACATTTCTAGCCCTTTCTCTTCCGGGCACTTACCTCGGGACTAAGGCTATGCTAAGTCTGAAGAAAGAATCGGAATCGGTAAATCTTCTAAAAAGGCTGTTTTCCTTCCCGCCATTTTGGGGATTACTAGTGGCGTTAGCCAGCCGACCCTTGGCCCTTCCGGCGCCGTTAGAACAGGCAATCTCGCGAATCGGAGATACGCTCACCCCTTTGGCCCTTTTTTCGGTCGGTTATCAGCTTCCGCGAGTTGGGAAGGTTAATTATAACCTCGCGGATGCCGAAAATTCTTCGGGAGCGTTATCGGCTCCTCTAGTTTGGGGTCTCGTTTATAAACTCTTATTGGGTCCGTTTATGGTATGGTTTTGCTTTGGTAGCTATTATTTCTTCACTGATCCTACTTTCCGTCAAGCGCAGCCTACCTATTTGCGGGATTTCAAAATCCTTATTTTGGAAGCCGGTATGGCCCCAATGATAACCGGAAGTCTTCTTGCTGCCGAATGGGGACTTAAACCAAGATTGGCTGTTTCCTTAGTCGGAATCGGAATACCGCTTTCTTTTGTTACGACGATGGGATTGTATTACCTCCTGGAGAATTGGGCGTGGATTGGAACGATCTTTTTCGGGCCGTGAAAACGGGAAATAACGGAACCCTCCGCGCGCTTTTAGAGGAGGCGACCGCCAGGGACGGCTATGCCGAAGAATTCCCCGAACTAAGAGATTCCTACGGATGCGGTCTCTTATACTGGGCTATTAAGGAAGATAACCAAGAAGCCACCAAACTTTTGTTGGAATACGGATCCGATCCGAATGAGACCAGCTCGCGTGGCGAGACCGCTCTATTGCTTGCATTGGAATCCAACCAATTGGATTTAGCCAGACTGATACTGGAATATGGAGCGGATCCGGAACTCCGAGATATGGACGGTAATACTCCGCTAAGCAAGGCGGTAAGCTC from Leptospira fainei serovar Hurstbridge str. BUT 6 includes the following:
- a CDS encoding AEC family transporter; translated protein: MSNFIIIGVCFLAGIIIRHWGKFPTDAHKSLNAFIITISLPCLEFVPLRHAVLDGNFLILSAMPWFLFGTSIFFFSLLGKRFGWDDATKTCLYLSAGLGNTSFLGIPLVEAYYGKEGIPTAVVINQLGTFLALSLPGTYLGTKAMLSLKKESESVNLLKRLFSFPPFWGLLVALASRPLALPAPLEQAISRIGDTLTPLALFSVGYQLPRVGKVNYNLADAENSSGALSAPLVWGLVYKLLLGPFMVWFCFGSYYFFTDPTFRQAQPTYLRDFKILILEAGMAPMITGSLLAAEWGLKPRLAVSLVGIGIPLSFVTTMGLYYLLENWAWIGTIFFGP